One window of Manihot esculenta cultivar AM560-2 chromosome 17, M.esculenta_v8, whole genome shotgun sequence genomic DNA carries:
- the LOC110604744 gene encoding sodium/hydrogen exchanger 8 isoform X5 codes for MATLIEGQFPYRILAQKTSSSSSENANPADAVIFFGLCLVLGIASRHLLRGTRVPYTVALLVIGIALGSLEYGTSHRLGKIGDSIRIWAHIDPDLLLAVFLPALLFESSFSMEMHQIKRCMAQMLLLAGPGVLISTFCLGSALKLAFPYNWSWKTSLLLGGLLSATDPVAVVALLKDLGASKKLSTIIEGESLMNDGTAIVVYQLFYRMVIGESSSWGGIAKFLVEVCLGAVGIGLAFGIASVLWLGYIFNDTVIEIALTLAVSYIAYFTAQEGAGVSGVLAVMTLGMFYSAAARAAFKGDGQQSLHHFWEMVAYIANTLIFILSGVVIAEGVLSSENIFHNHDSNNFGTLMQFFQVSFICSVEVMKVLRSHGFSLCLMNVKKLAFLRYQMTLVISVPGNSWGYLFLLYIYVQVSRLVVVGVLYPFLQYFGYGLDWKEATILVWSGLRGAVALSLSLSVKRTSDSSTCLTSEMGTLFVFFTGGIVFLTLIVNGSATQFILCLLDMDKLSAAKRRILEYTKYEMLNKALAAFGDLGDDEELGPADWPNVKRYIASLDNLEGCVDPKNATESENNLDPTNLEDIRVRLLNGVQSAYWRMLDEGRITQITANILMQSIDEAIDLAIGPLCDWKGLKANVHFPSYYRSCPRKLITYFIIGRLESACYICAAFLRAHRIARWQLHDFLGDNELASKVINESEAEGKEAREFLEDVRGTFPEVLRVLKTRQVTHSVLRHLINYVQSLGMVGLLEEKEMLHLHDAVQADLKRLLRDPPLVNIPKITDLISNHPLLGALPPTVCEPLVGSTKRTMKPRGSRLYKQGSKSTGVWLISNGVVKWSNNTRNRHSLHPTFTHGSTLGIYEVLARKPYICDMITDSVVLCFFVKSEKILSAAESDANVEDFMWKESAIILAKILLPQVFEEMSMQDLRTLVSERSMIYTHLGGEILEIPNNSIGFLLEGRVRTHGFQEELITSPAALLPPRRNQSFGNANGIHSIQNEEIDGSYNAAAAYIHSYHIHPS; via the exons ATGGCCACCCTGATTGAGGGCCAGTTTCCGTATAGAATTTTGGCTCAGaagacttcttcttcttcttctgagaATGCTAATCCAGCAGACGCCGTCATTTTCTTTGGGTTATGTTTGGTTCTTGGGATTGCTTCCAGGCATTTACTGCGTGGAACTAGAGTTCCTTACACTGTTGCTCTGCTCGTCATTGGCATTGCTCTTGGATCCTTAG AATATGGTACAAGTCATCGATTGGGAAAGATTGGGGACAGCATTCGCATTT GGGCACATATTGATCCTGACCTTTTATTGGCTGTTTTCCTTCCTGCTCTTCTTTTTGAGAGTTCTTTTTCAATGGAAATGCACCAAATCAAG AGATGTATGGCACAAATGCTTCTACTTGCTGGTCCAGGAGTGCTTATCTCAACATTCTGTCTTGGATCTGCTCTGAAG CTTGCTTTTCCATATAACTGGAGCTGGAAAACATCATTGTTGCTGGGCGGACTTCTGAGTGCTACTGACCCTGTGGCTGTTGTTGCTTTGTTGAAAGATCTTGGTGCAAGCAAAAAATTGAGTACAATTATTGAAGGAGAGTCCTTGATGAATGATGG GACGGCAATTGTGGTCTATCAGTTATTTTATCGAATGGTCATTGGAGAAAGCTCCAGCTGGGGTGGGATAGCCAAATTTCTGGTAGAAGTCTGTCTTGGAGC TGTAGGCATTGGTCTTGCCTTTGGAATTGCATCTGTTCTGTGGCTTGGATATATTTTCAATGACACAGTGATAGAAATTGCATTGACACTTGCTGTGAGCTACATTGCTTACTTTACT GCGCAAGAGGGTGCTGGTGTTTCTGGTGTTTTGGCAGTGATGACTTTGGGAAT GTTTTACTCTGCAGCTGCTAGGGCTGCTTTCAAGGGTGATGGTCAACAAAGCTTGCATCACTTCTG GGAAATGGTTGCATATATTGCAAATACATTAATTTTCATCTTGAG TGGTGTTGTCATAGCTGAAGGTGTTCTTAgcagtgaaaatatttttcacaaccACG ATAGCAACAACTTTGGCACTTTGATGCAATTTTTTCAAGTTTCCTTTATCTGTAGCGTCGAAGTGATGAAAGTTCTACGGTCACATGGTTTCTCTCTCTGTTTAATGAATGTGAAGAAACTTGCTTTCTTAAGGTATCAGATGACACTTGTGATTTCTGTTCCAGGAAATTCATGGGGCTACCTATTTCTTCTATACATTTATGTGCAAGTATCTCGGTTAGTTGTAGTTGGAGTATTGTATCCATTTTTACAATATTTCGGCTATGGTTTAGATTGGAAGGAAGCAACTATTCTTGTTTGGTCAGGTTTACGGGGAGCTGTTGCGTTATCACTCTCACTATCTGTTAAG CGCACTAGTGACAGCTCAACATGTCTCACGTCTGAAATGGGAACTCTG TTTGTTTTCTTCACCGGTGGAATTGTATTTTTGACACTTATTGTGAATGGATCAGCTACACAGTTTATTTTGTGTCTTCTAGATATGGATAAGCTATCAGCTGccaag AGACGTATATTGGAATATACAAAGTATGAAATGTTGAACAAAGCACTAGCAGCCTTTGGTGACCTTGGAGATGATGAGGAACTTGGACCTGCTGACTGGCCAAATGTTAAAAGATATATTGCAAGCTTAGATAATTTGGAGGGATGTGTAGACCCTAAAAATGCTACTGAATCTGAAAATAATCTAGACCCAACAAATTTGGAGGATATTCGTGTACGCCTTCTAAATG GTGTCCAATCTGCTTACTGGAGAATGCTCGATGAGGGAAGAATAACGCAAATCACTGCAAATATTTTGATGCAATCCATAGATGAAGCAATTGACTTGGCTATTGGGCCTTTGTGTGATTGGAAAGGCTTAAAAGCTAATGTTCATTTCCCAAGTTATTACAGGTCTTGCCCACGGAAACTGATTACTTATTTCATCATAGGGAGATTGGAATCTGCTTGCTATATTTGTGCTGCATTTCTCCGTGCCCACAGAATTGCACGATGGCAACTGCATGACTTTTTAG GTGACAATGAACTTGCTTCTAAGGTTATTAATGAAAGTGAGGCAGAAGGAAAAGAAGCGAGAGAATTCTTAGAAGATGTTCGTGGTACATTTCCTGAG GTTTTGCGTGTTCTGAAAACTAGACAAGTAACTCATTCGGTGCTGAGACATTTAATCAATTATGTTCAAAGTCTGGGGATGGTTGGATTGTTGGAAGAAAAGGAGATGCTTCATCTTCATGATGCAGTCCAG GCAGACTTGAAAAGGCTTCTAAGGGATCCTCCTTTAGTAAATATTCCCAAAATAACCGATCTGATTAGCAACCATCCTTTGTTGGGGGCCCTTCCTCCTACAGTATGTGAACCGCTTGTAGGTTCCACCAAAAGAACAATGAAGCCACGTGGTTCACGCCTTTACAAACAAGGCTCCAAATCAACTGGAGTTTGGCTTATTTCTAATGGTGTTGTCAAG TGGAGTAACAACACAAGGAACAGGCACTCTCTGCACCCAACTTTTACACATGGGAGCACACTAGGCATATACGAAGTGTTAGCTAGGAAGCCTTACATCTGTGACATGATAACAGATTCTGTGGTTCTCTGCTTTTTTGTTAAAAGTGAGAAAATACTTTCAGCAGCAGAGTCAGATGCCAATGTGGAAGACTTCATGTGGAAG GAAAGTGCTATCATACTCGCCAAAATTTTGCTTCCTCAAGTATTTGAAGAAATGTCTATGCAAGATTTGAGAACTCTTGTTTCAGAAAGGTCAATGATATATACACACTTAGGGGGAGAAATACTTGAAATACCTAATAATTCAATTGGCTTTCTCTTAGAAGGACGTGTAAGAACCCATGGTTTTCAAGAAGAATTGATTACATCACCTGCTGCACTATTGCCTCCACGGAGAAATCAGAGCTTTGGAAATGCAAATGGAATTCATAGCATCCAAAATGAAGAAATTGATG GGTCATATAATGCTGCTGCTGCATATATACATTCATATCATATACATCCAAGTTGA
- the LOC110604744 gene encoding sodium/hydrogen exchanger 8 isoform X2 translates to MATLIEGQFPYRILAQKTSSSSSENANPADAVIFFGLCLVLGIASRHLLRGTRVPYTVALLVIGIALGSLEYGTSHRLGKIGDSIRIWAHIDPDLLLAVFLPALLFESSFSMEMHQIKRCMAQMLLLAGPGVLISTFCLGSALKLAFPYNWSWKTSLLLGGLLSATDPVAVVALLKDLGASKKLSTIIEGESLMNDGTAIVVYQLFYRMVIGESSSWGGIAKFLVEVCLGAVGIGLAFGIASVLWLGYIFNDTVIEIALTLAVSYIAYFTAQEGAGVSGVLAVMTLGMFYSAAARAAFKGDGQQSLHHFWEMVAYIANTLIFILSGVVIAEGVLSSENIFHNHDSNNFGTLMQFFQVSFICSVEVMKVLRSHGFSLCLMNVKKLAFLRYQMTLVISVPGNSWGYLFLLYIYVQVSRLVVVGVLYPFLQYFGYGLDWKEATILVWSGLRGAVALSLSLSVKFVFFTGGIVFLTLIVNGSATQFILCLLDMDKLSAAKRRILEYTKYEMLNKALAAFGDLGDDEELGPADWPNVKRYIASLDNLEGCVDPKNATESENNLDPTNLEDIRVRLLNGVQSAYWRMLDEGRITQITANILMQSIDEAIDLAIGPLCDWKGLKANVHFPSYYRSCPRKLITYFIIGRLESACYICAAFLRAHRIARWQLHDFLGDNELASKVINESEAEGKEAREFLEDVRGTFPEVLRVLKTRQVTHSVLRHLINYVQSLGMVGLLEEKEMLHLHDAVQADLKRLLRDPPLVNIPKITDLISNHPLLGALPPTVCEPLVGSTKRTMKPRGSRLYKQGSKSTGVWLISNGVVKWSNNTRNRHSLHPTFTHGSTLGIYEVLARKPYICDMITDSVVLCFFVKSEKILSAAESDANVEDFMWKESAIILAKILLPQVFEEMSMQDLRTLVSERSMIYTHLGGEILEIPNNSIGFLLEGRVRTHGFQEELITSPAALLPPRRNQSFGNANGIHSIQNEEIDGAETASLSHQRSWYQVDEKVRMITFDMAAFEADRALLRRSSSLVPHTGDHPHKPLSREHGLMSWPENFYKSKLHQRNLISGVVSSLPARAMQLSIFGSMVDWEWRSQRSSSSLVNRSHSMPFSRTASLQGRPVVSVRSEGSTTLSKNLQVRRFSRYVLAPPPKRTDANESHALDDSSDESGDEDNHVIRIDSPSRLSFHLAP, encoded by the exons ATGGCCACCCTGATTGAGGGCCAGTTTCCGTATAGAATTTTGGCTCAGaagacttcttcttcttcttctgagaATGCTAATCCAGCAGACGCCGTCATTTTCTTTGGGTTATGTTTGGTTCTTGGGATTGCTTCCAGGCATTTACTGCGTGGAACTAGAGTTCCTTACACTGTTGCTCTGCTCGTCATTGGCATTGCTCTTGGATCCTTAG AATATGGTACAAGTCATCGATTGGGAAAGATTGGGGACAGCATTCGCATTT GGGCACATATTGATCCTGACCTTTTATTGGCTGTTTTCCTTCCTGCTCTTCTTTTTGAGAGTTCTTTTTCAATGGAAATGCACCAAATCAAG AGATGTATGGCACAAATGCTTCTACTTGCTGGTCCAGGAGTGCTTATCTCAACATTCTGTCTTGGATCTGCTCTGAAG CTTGCTTTTCCATATAACTGGAGCTGGAAAACATCATTGTTGCTGGGCGGACTTCTGAGTGCTACTGACCCTGTGGCTGTTGTTGCTTTGTTGAAAGATCTTGGTGCAAGCAAAAAATTGAGTACAATTATTGAAGGAGAGTCCTTGATGAATGATGG GACGGCAATTGTGGTCTATCAGTTATTTTATCGAATGGTCATTGGAGAAAGCTCCAGCTGGGGTGGGATAGCCAAATTTCTGGTAGAAGTCTGTCTTGGAGC TGTAGGCATTGGTCTTGCCTTTGGAATTGCATCTGTTCTGTGGCTTGGATATATTTTCAATGACACAGTGATAGAAATTGCATTGACACTTGCTGTGAGCTACATTGCTTACTTTACT GCGCAAGAGGGTGCTGGTGTTTCTGGTGTTTTGGCAGTGATGACTTTGGGAAT GTTTTACTCTGCAGCTGCTAGGGCTGCTTTCAAGGGTGATGGTCAACAAAGCTTGCATCACTTCTG GGAAATGGTTGCATATATTGCAAATACATTAATTTTCATCTTGAG TGGTGTTGTCATAGCTGAAGGTGTTCTTAgcagtgaaaatatttttcacaaccACG ATAGCAACAACTTTGGCACTTTGATGCAATTTTTTCAAGTTTCCTTTATCTGTAGCGTCGAAGTGATGAAAGTTCTACGGTCACATGGTTTCTCTCTCTGTTTAATGAATGTGAAGAAACTTGCTTTCTTAAGGTATCAGATGACACTTGTGATTTCTGTTCCAGGAAATTCATGGGGCTACCTATTTCTTCTATACATTTATGTGCAAGTATCTCGGTTAGTTGTAGTTGGAGTATTGTATCCATTTTTACAATATTTCGGCTATGGTTTAGATTGGAAGGAAGCAACTATTCTTGTTTGGTCAGGTTTACGGGGAGCTGTTGCGTTATCACTCTCACTATCTGTTAAG TTTGTTTTCTTCACCGGTGGAATTGTATTTTTGACACTTATTGTGAATGGATCAGCTACACAGTTTATTTTGTGTCTTCTAGATATGGATAAGCTATCAGCTGccaag AGACGTATATTGGAATATACAAAGTATGAAATGTTGAACAAAGCACTAGCAGCCTTTGGTGACCTTGGAGATGATGAGGAACTTGGACCTGCTGACTGGCCAAATGTTAAAAGATATATTGCAAGCTTAGATAATTTGGAGGGATGTGTAGACCCTAAAAATGCTACTGAATCTGAAAATAATCTAGACCCAACAAATTTGGAGGATATTCGTGTACGCCTTCTAAATG GTGTCCAATCTGCTTACTGGAGAATGCTCGATGAGGGAAGAATAACGCAAATCACTGCAAATATTTTGATGCAATCCATAGATGAAGCAATTGACTTGGCTATTGGGCCTTTGTGTGATTGGAAAGGCTTAAAAGCTAATGTTCATTTCCCAAGTTATTACAGGTCTTGCCCACGGAAACTGATTACTTATTTCATCATAGGGAGATTGGAATCTGCTTGCTATATTTGTGCTGCATTTCTCCGTGCCCACAGAATTGCACGATGGCAACTGCATGACTTTTTAG GTGACAATGAACTTGCTTCTAAGGTTATTAATGAAAGTGAGGCAGAAGGAAAAGAAGCGAGAGAATTCTTAGAAGATGTTCGTGGTACATTTCCTGAG GTTTTGCGTGTTCTGAAAACTAGACAAGTAACTCATTCGGTGCTGAGACATTTAATCAATTATGTTCAAAGTCTGGGGATGGTTGGATTGTTGGAAGAAAAGGAGATGCTTCATCTTCATGATGCAGTCCAG GCAGACTTGAAAAGGCTTCTAAGGGATCCTCCTTTAGTAAATATTCCCAAAATAACCGATCTGATTAGCAACCATCCTTTGTTGGGGGCCCTTCCTCCTACAGTATGTGAACCGCTTGTAGGTTCCACCAAAAGAACAATGAAGCCACGTGGTTCACGCCTTTACAAACAAGGCTCCAAATCAACTGGAGTTTGGCTTATTTCTAATGGTGTTGTCAAG TGGAGTAACAACACAAGGAACAGGCACTCTCTGCACCCAACTTTTACACATGGGAGCACACTAGGCATATACGAAGTGTTAGCTAGGAAGCCTTACATCTGTGACATGATAACAGATTCTGTGGTTCTCTGCTTTTTTGTTAAAAGTGAGAAAATACTTTCAGCAGCAGAGTCAGATGCCAATGTGGAAGACTTCATGTGGAAG GAAAGTGCTATCATACTCGCCAAAATTTTGCTTCCTCAAGTATTTGAAGAAATGTCTATGCAAGATTTGAGAACTCTTGTTTCAGAAAGGTCAATGATATATACACACTTAGGGGGAGAAATACTTGAAATACCTAATAATTCAATTGGCTTTCTCTTAGAAGGACGTGTAAGAACCCATGGTTTTCAAGAAGAATTGATTACATCACCTGCTGCACTATTGCCTCCACGGAGAAATCAGAGCTTTGGAAATGCAAATGGAATTCATAGCATCCAAAATGAAGAAATTGATG GTGCCGAGACAGCCAGCTTATCTCATCAAAGATCCTGGTATCAAGTTGATGAGAAAGTGAGAATGATAACTTTTGACATGGCAGCTTTTGAGGCAGATAGGGCTCTGCTGAGAAGGTCatcttctttggtaccacataCAGGTGATCATCCCCATAAACCTCTAAGCAGAGAGCATGGTCTTATGAGTTGGCCTGAAAATTTTTACAAGTCAAAACTGCACCAACGGAATCTTATAAGTGGAGTAGTAAGTAGCTTGCCTGCAAGAGCAATGCAGCTGAGCATTTTTGGCAGCATG GTTGACTGGGAATGGCGTAGCCAACGTTCTTCAAGCAGTCTAGTCAATCGATCCCATAGCATGCCATTCTCAAGAACTGCATCACTTCAAGGTCGTCCTGTAGTTTCTGTCAGATCAGAAGGATCTACTACTTTAAGCAAGAACCTTCAAGTGCGAAGGTTTTCACGGTATGTTCTTGCTCCACCACCAAAGAGGACAGACGCAAATGAGAGCCATGCCTTGGATGATTCCAGTGACGAATCTGGTGATGAAGACAATCACGTTATAAGAATTGACTCACCAAGTAGGCTTTCTTTTCACTTGGCTCCTTAA
- the LOC110604744 gene encoding sodium/hydrogen exchanger 8 isoform X1, whose translation MATLIEGQFPYRILAQKTSSSSSENANPADAVIFFGLCLVLGIASRHLLRGTRVPYTVALLVIGIALGSLEYGTSHRLGKIGDSIRIWAHIDPDLLLAVFLPALLFESSFSMEMHQIKRCMAQMLLLAGPGVLISTFCLGSALKLAFPYNWSWKTSLLLGGLLSATDPVAVVALLKDLGASKKLSTIIEGESLMNDGTAIVVYQLFYRMVIGESSSWGGIAKFLVEVCLGAVGIGLAFGIASVLWLGYIFNDTVIEIALTLAVSYIAYFTAQEGAGVSGVLAVMTLGMFYSAAARAAFKGDGQQSLHHFWEMVAYIANTLIFILSGVVIAEGVLSSENIFHNHDSNNFGTLMQFFQVSFICSVEVMKVLRSHGFSLCLMNVKKLAFLRYQMTLVISVPGNSWGYLFLLYIYVQVSRLVVVGVLYPFLQYFGYGLDWKEATILVWSGLRGAVALSLSLSVKRTSDSSTCLTSEMGTLFVFFTGGIVFLTLIVNGSATQFILCLLDMDKLSAAKRRILEYTKYEMLNKALAAFGDLGDDEELGPADWPNVKRYIASLDNLEGCVDPKNATESENNLDPTNLEDIRVRLLNGVQSAYWRMLDEGRITQITANILMQSIDEAIDLAIGPLCDWKGLKANVHFPSYYRSCPRKLITYFIIGRLESACYICAAFLRAHRIARWQLHDFLGDNELASKVINESEAEGKEAREFLEDVRGTFPEVLRVLKTRQVTHSVLRHLINYVQSLGMVGLLEEKEMLHLHDAVQADLKRLLRDPPLVNIPKITDLISNHPLLGALPPTVCEPLVGSTKRTMKPRGSRLYKQGSKSTGVWLISNGVVKWSNNTRNRHSLHPTFTHGSTLGIYEVLARKPYICDMITDSVVLCFFVKSEKILSAAESDANVEDFMWKESAIILAKILLPQVFEEMSMQDLRTLVSERSMIYTHLGGEILEIPNNSIGFLLEGRVRTHGFQEELITSPAALLPPRRNQSFGNANGIHSIQNEEIDGAETASLSHQRSWYQVDEKVRMITFDMAAFEADRALLRRSSSLVPHTGDHPHKPLSREHGLMSWPENFYKSKLHQRNLISGVVSSLPARAMQLSIFGSMVDWEWRSQRSSSSLVNRSHSMPFSRTASLQGRPVVSVRSEGSTTLSKNLQVRRFSRYVLAPPPKRTDANESHALDDSSDESGDEDNHVIRIDSPSRLSFHLAP comes from the exons ATGGCCACCCTGATTGAGGGCCAGTTTCCGTATAGAATTTTGGCTCAGaagacttcttcttcttcttctgagaATGCTAATCCAGCAGACGCCGTCATTTTCTTTGGGTTATGTTTGGTTCTTGGGATTGCTTCCAGGCATTTACTGCGTGGAACTAGAGTTCCTTACACTGTTGCTCTGCTCGTCATTGGCATTGCTCTTGGATCCTTAG AATATGGTACAAGTCATCGATTGGGAAAGATTGGGGACAGCATTCGCATTT GGGCACATATTGATCCTGACCTTTTATTGGCTGTTTTCCTTCCTGCTCTTCTTTTTGAGAGTTCTTTTTCAATGGAAATGCACCAAATCAAG AGATGTATGGCACAAATGCTTCTACTTGCTGGTCCAGGAGTGCTTATCTCAACATTCTGTCTTGGATCTGCTCTGAAG CTTGCTTTTCCATATAACTGGAGCTGGAAAACATCATTGTTGCTGGGCGGACTTCTGAGTGCTACTGACCCTGTGGCTGTTGTTGCTTTGTTGAAAGATCTTGGTGCAAGCAAAAAATTGAGTACAATTATTGAAGGAGAGTCCTTGATGAATGATGG GACGGCAATTGTGGTCTATCAGTTATTTTATCGAATGGTCATTGGAGAAAGCTCCAGCTGGGGTGGGATAGCCAAATTTCTGGTAGAAGTCTGTCTTGGAGC TGTAGGCATTGGTCTTGCCTTTGGAATTGCATCTGTTCTGTGGCTTGGATATATTTTCAATGACACAGTGATAGAAATTGCATTGACACTTGCTGTGAGCTACATTGCTTACTTTACT GCGCAAGAGGGTGCTGGTGTTTCTGGTGTTTTGGCAGTGATGACTTTGGGAAT GTTTTACTCTGCAGCTGCTAGGGCTGCTTTCAAGGGTGATGGTCAACAAAGCTTGCATCACTTCTG GGAAATGGTTGCATATATTGCAAATACATTAATTTTCATCTTGAG TGGTGTTGTCATAGCTGAAGGTGTTCTTAgcagtgaaaatatttttcacaaccACG ATAGCAACAACTTTGGCACTTTGATGCAATTTTTTCAAGTTTCCTTTATCTGTAGCGTCGAAGTGATGAAAGTTCTACGGTCACATGGTTTCTCTCTCTGTTTAATGAATGTGAAGAAACTTGCTTTCTTAAGGTATCAGATGACACTTGTGATTTCTGTTCCAGGAAATTCATGGGGCTACCTATTTCTTCTATACATTTATGTGCAAGTATCTCGGTTAGTTGTAGTTGGAGTATTGTATCCATTTTTACAATATTTCGGCTATGGTTTAGATTGGAAGGAAGCAACTATTCTTGTTTGGTCAGGTTTACGGGGAGCTGTTGCGTTATCACTCTCACTATCTGTTAAG CGCACTAGTGACAGCTCAACATGTCTCACGTCTGAAATGGGAACTCTG TTTGTTTTCTTCACCGGTGGAATTGTATTTTTGACACTTATTGTGAATGGATCAGCTACACAGTTTATTTTGTGTCTTCTAGATATGGATAAGCTATCAGCTGccaag AGACGTATATTGGAATATACAAAGTATGAAATGTTGAACAAAGCACTAGCAGCCTTTGGTGACCTTGGAGATGATGAGGAACTTGGACCTGCTGACTGGCCAAATGTTAAAAGATATATTGCAAGCTTAGATAATTTGGAGGGATGTGTAGACCCTAAAAATGCTACTGAATCTGAAAATAATCTAGACCCAACAAATTTGGAGGATATTCGTGTACGCCTTCTAAATG GTGTCCAATCTGCTTACTGGAGAATGCTCGATGAGGGAAGAATAACGCAAATCACTGCAAATATTTTGATGCAATCCATAGATGAAGCAATTGACTTGGCTATTGGGCCTTTGTGTGATTGGAAAGGCTTAAAAGCTAATGTTCATTTCCCAAGTTATTACAGGTCTTGCCCACGGAAACTGATTACTTATTTCATCATAGGGAGATTGGAATCTGCTTGCTATATTTGTGCTGCATTTCTCCGTGCCCACAGAATTGCACGATGGCAACTGCATGACTTTTTAG GTGACAATGAACTTGCTTCTAAGGTTATTAATGAAAGTGAGGCAGAAGGAAAAGAAGCGAGAGAATTCTTAGAAGATGTTCGTGGTACATTTCCTGAG GTTTTGCGTGTTCTGAAAACTAGACAAGTAACTCATTCGGTGCTGAGACATTTAATCAATTATGTTCAAAGTCTGGGGATGGTTGGATTGTTGGAAGAAAAGGAGATGCTTCATCTTCATGATGCAGTCCAG GCAGACTTGAAAAGGCTTCTAAGGGATCCTCCTTTAGTAAATATTCCCAAAATAACCGATCTGATTAGCAACCATCCTTTGTTGGGGGCCCTTCCTCCTACAGTATGTGAACCGCTTGTAGGTTCCACCAAAAGAACAATGAAGCCACGTGGTTCACGCCTTTACAAACAAGGCTCCAAATCAACTGGAGTTTGGCTTATTTCTAATGGTGTTGTCAAG TGGAGTAACAACACAAGGAACAGGCACTCTCTGCACCCAACTTTTACACATGGGAGCACACTAGGCATATACGAAGTGTTAGCTAGGAAGCCTTACATCTGTGACATGATAACAGATTCTGTGGTTCTCTGCTTTTTTGTTAAAAGTGAGAAAATACTTTCAGCAGCAGAGTCAGATGCCAATGTGGAAGACTTCATGTGGAAG GAAAGTGCTATCATACTCGCCAAAATTTTGCTTCCTCAAGTATTTGAAGAAATGTCTATGCAAGATTTGAGAACTCTTGTTTCAGAAAGGTCAATGATATATACACACTTAGGGGGAGAAATACTTGAAATACCTAATAATTCAATTGGCTTTCTCTTAGAAGGACGTGTAAGAACCCATGGTTTTCAAGAAGAATTGATTACATCACCTGCTGCACTATTGCCTCCACGGAGAAATCAGAGCTTTGGAAATGCAAATGGAATTCATAGCATCCAAAATGAAGAAATTGATG GTGCCGAGACAGCCAGCTTATCTCATCAAAGATCCTGGTATCAAGTTGATGAGAAAGTGAGAATGATAACTTTTGACATGGCAGCTTTTGAGGCAGATAGGGCTCTGCTGAGAAGGTCatcttctttggtaccacataCAGGTGATCATCCCCATAAACCTCTAAGCAGAGAGCATGGTCTTATGAGTTGGCCTGAAAATTTTTACAAGTCAAAACTGCACCAACGGAATCTTATAAGTGGAGTAGTAAGTAGCTTGCCTGCAAGAGCAATGCAGCTGAGCATTTTTGGCAGCATG GTTGACTGGGAATGGCGTAGCCAACGTTCTTCAAGCAGTCTAGTCAATCGATCCCATAGCATGCCATTCTCAAGAACTGCATCACTTCAAGGTCGTCCTGTAGTTTCTGTCAGATCAGAAGGATCTACTACTTTAAGCAAGAACCTTCAAGTGCGAAGGTTTTCACGGTATGTTCTTGCTCCACCACCAAAGAGGACAGACGCAAATGAGAGCCATGCCTTGGATGATTCCAGTGACGAATCTGGTGATGAAGACAATCACGTTATAAGAATTGACTCACCAAGTAGGCTTTCTTTTCACTTGGCTCCTTAA